The following are encoded in a window of Cyanobacteria bacterium QS_8_64_29 genomic DNA:
- the recN gene encoding DNA repair protein RecN, which translates to MLLSLRIHNFALIDELELAFGPGLNVLTGETGAGKSIVLDALDAALGGKLTSGLLRAGCKRASIEATFQATPAAEARLQQQGIALLEGGNICCRRELTLGRNGLRSRARINGAAVNRQLVVQLRPKLLDVTAQGQTTQLASEAAQRTLLDGYGDAALQQQKATVASAYQDYRHAYQAWAQRQQSQQQRQQRIDWLQQQCRELAEAALSDPAELEQLERDRERLAHAVELQQLGYRAYQALYQSDSGDPTGTDLLGEAESQLSAMAQYDAQIEPVLEMVRGALNQAVEAGRQIGAYTETLETDPERLNQIEARIRTLKQICRKYGPTLAEAIERARNLQAELDELTASGQSLAELEQAVAERHAALQSACRELSQQRQAAAHQLEAQLVRELEPLAMDKVRFRCWVEAAEPSASGADRVTFAFSPNPGEPLQPLAETASGGEMNRFLLALKACFSHAAVQAGTLVFDEIDTGVSGRVASAIADKLHQLGQRHQVLCVTHQPLVAAMADWHFRVDKHVTEAADGGDGARTAVRVTPLQQPDGRCEELAQLAGGRSAQEAMAFARSLLEQAAHRRE; encoded by the coding sequence ATGCTGCTGTCCCTGCGGATTCACAACTTTGCCCTCATTGACGAGCTGGAGCTGGCGTTTGGGCCCGGTCTCAACGTCCTGACCGGCGAGACGGGAGCTGGCAAATCAATCGTCTTGGATGCCCTGGATGCCGCCCTGGGTGGCAAACTAACCAGCGGTTTGCTGCGTGCGGGATGCAAGCGGGCGAGCATCGAAGCAACGTTCCAAGCCACCCCAGCTGCCGAGGCTAGGTTGCAACAGCAGGGCATTGCCCTGCTCGAGGGGGGCAACATCTGCTGCCGCCGCGAGCTCACGCTGGGACGCAACGGGCTGCGATCGCGCGCGCGCATCAACGGCGCAGCCGTCAACCGCCAATTGGTGGTCCAGTTGCGCCCGAAGCTACTCGATGTTACAGCGCAGGGGCAAACGACGCAGCTGGCGAGCGAGGCAGCGCAGCGGACGCTGCTCGATGGCTATGGCGATGCCGCGCTGCAGCAACAGAAAGCCACCGTTGCTTCGGCTTATCAGGACTACCGCCACGCCTACCAAGCCTGGGCGCAGCGGCAGCAATCCCAGCAGCAGCGCCAGCAGCGCATTGATTGGTTGCAGCAGCAGTGCCGCGAGTTGGCCGAGGCGGCGCTGAGCGATCCGGCGGAACTGGAGCAGCTGGAGCGCGATCGCGAGCGCCTCGCCCACGCCGTCGAGCTGCAGCAGTTGGGGTATCGCGCTTACCAAGCCTTGTACCAAAGCGACAGCGGCGATCCCACCGGCACCGACTTGCTCGGTGAGGCCGAGTCGCAGCTGAGCGCCATGGCCCAGTATGATGCCCAGATTGAGCCCGTGCTGGAGATGGTGCGAGGCGCGCTCAACCAAGCGGTGGAGGCCGGCCGCCAGATCGGCGCTTACACCGAGACCCTCGAGACCGATCCCGAGCGCTTGAACCAGATCGAGGCGCGCATTCGCACCCTCAAGCAGATTTGCCGCAAGTACGGCCCCACCCTGGCCGAAGCCATCGAGCGCGCCCGCAACTTGCAAGCCGAGCTGGACGAGCTGACTGCCTCGGGCCAGTCGCTGGCCGAGTTAGAGCAAGCCGTTGCGGAGCGCCATGCTGCCCTGCAATCGGCCTGCCGCGAGCTCAGCCAACAGCGCCAAGCGGCCGCGCACCAGCTCGAAGCCCAGCTGGTGCGCGAGCTCGAGCCCCTGGCAATGGACAAGGTCCGGTTCCGCTGCTGGGTGGAAGCGGCCGAACCCAGTGCCAGCGGCGCCGATCGCGTCACCTTTGCCTTTAGCCCCAACCCCGGCGAGCCGCTGCAACCGCTGGCCGAGACAGCCTCCGGCGGCGAGATGAACCGGTTTTTGCTGGCGCTCAAGGCTTGCTTTTCCCATGCGGCCGTTCAGGCCGGGACGCTGGTATTCGACGAGATCGATACGGGGGTCTCGGGGCGCGTGGCCAGCGCGATCGCCGACAAGCTGCACCAGCTGGGGCAGCGGCACCAAGTGCTGTGCGTCACCCACCAGCCGCTGGTAGCGGCTATGGCGGACTGGCATTTCCGGGTCGACAAGCACGTGACAGAGGCAGCGGATGGCGGCGATGGCGCCCGGACGGCAGTGCGCGTGACGCCCCTGCAGCAGCCTGACGGGCGCTGCGAGGAACTGGCCCAACTTGCCGGCGGCCGCTCGGCGCAAGAAGCCATGGCCTTTGCGCGCTCGCTGCTGGAGCAGGCCGCCCATCGCCGCGAGTAA